The genomic DNA TGCCCCAGGATCGGGCAGCAGAATCGAAAGCCAACACTTATGGAGTACGATCCCCTTTGTGGTTTGTGCTACGCATACTGCCCGAGAAGCTTCTTCGACATGCCCTTCTTCGAAAAGAAGCTCTTCGGGAGATCGAGAGCGTCTGAAGAAGTCCTGGGAATATACCGGAGCGCGATGGCAGCAAGGGCGACGCCAGTTCGCGGCAAGGTTCAGGATGGAGGGGTGGTGACAGCTCTTCTGGTCCACGCGCTGGAGACCGGCGTGATCGATTGCGCTGTTGTGACCGATAGAAACTCGAGGTGGCAGACCACACCCAAAGTCGCGACCACTCCCGAGGAGATTATCGCAGCTGCAGGCACCAAGTACACCATAGCCCCAAGCATTGCTGGTGTTCAGATGGCCATCAATAGTGGCTTCACGAAGATCGGGTTCACGGGAACGCCCTGCCAGATACAGGCACTTCGGAAGGCCCAGCTGCTTGATGAGCCATACCAGTTCGGCCAGGAGAGGATCGCCCTGATGATAGGTCTGTTCTGTATGGAGAACTTCGATTACCAGAGGCTCATGACAGGCCTGGTGAAGGAGAAGATGAATCTACAGCCCACTGATGTCGAGAGGTTTGAGATACAGAGAGGCATGTTCAGGGTAATCTCGAAGGAGGGCACGAAGGAGGTGCCCCTCCAGGAGACAGATGAGTTCACATGGCCAGGATGCGGTCCTTGCTTCGATTTCACGGCTGAGCTTGCAGATGTGTCTGTAGGCAGCGTTGGATCC from Methanothrix thermoacetophila PT includes the following:
- a CDS encoding Coenzyme F420 hydrogenase/dehydrogenase, beta subunit C-terminal domain; translation: MAAKEMYPEPTFLECGFADLDYKVVQRGICCLCGTCIALCPRIGQQNRKPTLMEYDPLCGLCYAYCPRSFFDMPFFEKKLFGRSRASEEVLGIYRSAMAARATPVRGKVQDGGVVTALLVHALETGVIDCAVVTDRNSRWQTTPKVATTPEEIIAAAGTKYTIAPSIAGVQMAINSGFTKIGFTGTPCQIQALRKAQLLDEPYQFGQERIALMIGLFCMENFDYQRLMTGLVKEKMNLQPTDVERFEIQRGMFRVISKEGTKEVPLQETDEFTWPGCGPCFDFTAELADVSVGSVGSPGGWSTVLVRTDPGESIYRSALSAGVIEEKALTDKGMALVKRLASEKVSRFEDYASRCKLDIRRI